From Curtobacterium sp. MCBA15_012:
CTCGAGGACTTCGACGGCATCGCGATCTGCTCGAACGGGCTCCACGCCGAGAAGGCCCGCGTGTACGTCGCCCGCCAGGACGAGCACCTCGCCCGTCGACTCGTGCGCACGAAGTGCTACCGCCTCGGGGAGATGACCTTCGTCAAGCCGGTGTTCGCCGCGGTCGGGCTGCGGAAGCTGCGGGCGCTCCGCTCCTGAGCGCCCCCGCCACTCGGTCCAGGGAGTGCAGCTGCCGGGCGGGCGCCGCGCCGTCGTGCTGCGGTCGGCGCGAGACGGCCACGCGCTCTCCGCCCGGCGTCAGCGAGTTCGCAGCTCGTCAACCCGGCTGCACCAGTTCGCCACGTGGCCTCCTCAAGCTGCCGAGGGAGCGGCAATCCGGGCGGAGCGTGACGCCGGACCAGAGGGTTCCACGTGGAACAGTGCGTGGGCCCCGCAGGCCGCCCCTTCTCATCACGATCAATCGCGCCCGACCTCGGCCGATACCGGCGCCTGAGGTCTGCCTGGGCTTGGTCGCTGCACCAGTCTCGCGGCCTGGAGCACTCCCCACCGGGCCTCACAGGCCCTCTCGCAGTCGCCTGGTCCATCGACCCGCCCGAGGGTGCGATCGCCCCGGAGAAGCGCGTACAGCGGTTTCGGGTCGCTGCCCACCGACTGTCAGTTCGACTCCGTCGCGCTGCCGTTCGCCGAAACGAACCCAGACGGTCCCACTCCGCGTTGCCCGTGCAGACCAGGCTCCACGTGGAACCGCGGATCGCAGCGCCCCGGCGCGACTCGACAATGTTCCACGTGGAACGCCGGCCTTCCGGAGCGAGACTCGACGATGTTCCACGTGGAACATCGGCCCCTGCAAGGTCGACGACGCGACGGGTCAGCCGGTGACGTCGCCCAGGCCGAGCTCGCCGAGGATCCGGTTCAGGTCGTCGCCGTTCGCGAAGTCGATCGTCACCGAGCTCTTGCGCGCACCGACGGCGATCTTCACCCGCGTGTTCAGCCGGTCGCCGAGTCGCTCGGCGACGTCGTTGAAGTGGGCCTGCTTCTTCGACGGCTCGGCCTTGGGCTTCGCCGGCGTCTTCGTGCTGAGCTGTTGCGCGATGGCCTCAGCCGCACGAACCGAAAGGTCCTCGTTCACGATCTTCTCGGCGAGGTACTCCATCGCCTCGGCGTCCGGAGCAGCGAGGATCGCGCGAGCGTGCCCCGCGGACAGCACACCGGCCGCCACTCGACGCTGCACGGGGGAGGGGAGGCGGAGCAGGCGGATCGTGTTGGTGATCTGCGGACGTGAACGGCCGATGCGCTGCCCGAGCTCCTCCTGGGTGATGCCGAAGTCCGCGAGCAGCTGCTGGTAAGCCGATGCCTCCTCCAGCGGGTTCAACTGCGCACGGTGCAGGTTCTCCAGGAGGGCGTCGCGGAGCATCGCGTCATCGGGGGTGTCCTTGACGATCGCGGGGATGGTCGTCAGGCCGAGTTCCTTCGTCGCACGGAGGCGGCGCTCGCCCATGATGAGCTCGTACTGGGGCTCGGTACCGGTCGCACCCGCGATGGGGCGCACCACGATCGGCTGCAGGAGTCCGATCTCGCGGATTGAGTGCACGAGCTCCTGGAGCTCCTCCTCGCGGAACTCCTTGCGCGGCTGCTGCGCGTTCGGCACGACGTCGAGCGGATTGAGGTTCGCCAGGCGTGCACCGGGCACCGCGAGCAGGTCCTCTGCGGTCTGCCCCGAAGCACTGGGCGCCGAAGCCGGCGTGCCTCCCGTGGGGAAGAACACGTCGACGGGACGGTCCTGCTGGTCACTCGCGGTCGGGATGAGTGCGCCGATGCCTCGTCCGAGGCCGGTTCGCTTGGGTGCCATCAGTCCTGCGCTCCTCGTGCTGCGATCTCGGCGGCCGCCTCGAGGTACGAGAGCGACCCGGACGAGTTGACGTCGTACGACACGACGCTCTGGCCGTAGCTCGGAGCCTCGCTGACCCGGACGGACCGGGGGATCATCGCCTGCAACACCTGGTCGCCGAAGTGCTCTCGGACGTCCGCAGCGACCTGGTTCGACAGGTTCGTGCGCCCGTCGAACATGGTGAGCAGGATGGTCGAGACCCGCAGGTTCGGGTTCAGGTGCCGCTCGATGAGTTCGATGTTCCGCAGGAGCTGGCTCAGGCCCTCGAGCGCGTAGTACTCGGTCTGGATCGGGATGAGCACTTCCTGCGCCGCGACGAACGCGTTGATCGTCAGGAGTCCCAGCGAGGGCGGGCAGTCGATGAAGACGTAGTGGTACGGCTCGTCCAGCGAGCTGAGGTACTGGTCCAGTGCCGTGCGGAGTCGCTGCTCGCGGGCCACGAGGGAGACGAGTTCGATCTCCGCGCCGGCGAGGTGGATGGTGGCCGGCACGCACCAGAGCGTGTCCGACTCGGGGGAGCGTTGCACGGTGTCCGCGATCGGCGCCTCGTCGACGATGACGTCGTAGATGCTCGCGACCTCGGCCTGGTGGTCCACTCCGAGCGCCGTCGACGCGTTGCCCTGCGGGTCGAGGTCGATCACCAGCACGCGCGCCCCACCGTGCGCGAG
This genomic window contains:
- a CDS encoding ParA family protein, which codes for MSSSTDYDASTPLAREIADLNRRRRAIATQQFPLPPKTRIFTVSNQKGGVGKTTTTVNLAAALAHGGARVLVIDLDPQGNASTALGVDHQAEVASIYDVIVDEAPIADTVQRSPESDTLWCVPATIHLAGAEIELVSLVAREQRLRTALDQYLSSLDEPYHYVFIDCPPSLGLLTINAFVAAQEVLIPIQTEYYALEGLSQLLRNIELIERHLNPNLRVSTILLTMFDGRTNLSNQVAADVREHFGDQVLQAMIPRSVRVSEAPSYGQSVVSYDVNSSGSLSYLEAAAEIAARGAQD
- a CDS encoding ParB/RepB/Spo0J family partition protein; the protein is MAPKRTGLGRGIGALIPTASDQQDRPVDVFFPTGGTPASAPSASGQTAEDLLAVPGARLANLNPLDVVPNAQQPRKEFREEELQELVHSIREIGLLQPIVVRPIAGATGTEPQYELIMGERRLRATKELGLTTIPAIVKDTPDDAMLRDALLENLHRAQLNPLEEASAYQQLLADFGITQEELGQRIGRSRPQITNTIRLLRLPSPVQRRVAAGVLSAGHARAILAAPDAEAMEYLAEKIVNEDLSVRAAEAIAQQLSTKTPAKPKAEPSKKQAHFNDVAERLGDRLNTRVKIAVGARKSSVTIDFANGDDLNRILGELGLGDVTG